From one Lotus japonicus ecotype B-129 chromosome 3, LjGifu_v1.2 genomic stretch:
- the LOC130743622 gene encoding uncharacterized protein LOC130743622 — MARVMLVCIIGLVEMISFQMKFKHLVVVHQVMKVKIVKMVNEMICLAVKNLDEFEEYSDIGDMKYECQYCGALHWKPPTLLWDLIMGNDVRSREFLANIRSYNSAFAFTSFGGKIESGLNDGGGPPQFVISGQNYHRIGSLLPNVGETPKFAQLYVYDTQNEIQNRSSHFRNSDGSSKLNKSLIEDLLAMVDECNVLVKSFRKVRDFISINPLLRISLRLFRARPKDPRVYNLPSVDEVAGLIVGDFDSTDCGRDIVVSSMDGTLRRIHETHTSFLLLQYPLLFPNGEDGYKEDILFRQDGDGRVFKKRVRVSLREFISFRIHERMREDSVILRSRRLFQQFLVDCYSMIEAQRLSYIKGNQKTIRRDFLSGLEEAMEKGDVDSASVGTRIVLPSSFTGGRRYMFNNCQDAMAICKHVGYPDLFITVTCNPKWLEIQRCVSEKGLNAYDRPDISCRVFHIKVKQLMRDLRKGQYFGKVSAGMYTIEFQKRGLPHAHILIWLAPGSKLTTPEKIDSVICAELPDPVASPKLFEVVSMFMVHGPCGSSRKNSPCMVNGRCSKFFPKKYVDKTSFDINGYPTYRRRNTGVFVERRDVQLDNGYVVPYNAKLLMKYQAHINIEYCNKSNCIKYLFKYINKGVDRVTVSMKNECNEGQNVPEVDEIQQYYDCRYLSACEAAWRSFSFRIHDHWPPVQRLPFHMPNKQVVLYGNEEPIDRVVQRGQMSETMFTGWMVANMIYEHGRHLTYAEYPQLFVWHPKDKEWRPRKRGFSIGRMNFIPLGCGEVYYLRLLLNLQCGCTSYADLRTVDGVVRVSFQEACSALGLLEDDKEFIDGLIDCAELSGGMSVRKLFMVLLLSNSIVTPGKVFEETWRLLADGILYNRRKLLCNPALRLDDQTLKTLCLVELEKMLVNNGKTLKDFPGISYPISDEVPQFENVMLFNELRFDIDDMSVKHNDHLMKLNNGQRKVYDEVIDAVNKSDGGFYFVYGSGGTGKTFLWKTLSYRLRSERKIVLNVASSGIASLLLPGGRTAHSLFSIPLVLNEDSCCNIRLGSNKAELLKHTSLIIWDEAPMVNRWAFEAVDRTLRDIMEVGDVYGGGKPFGGKVVVLGGDFRQTLPIIPKASREEIVMATINSSRLWKFCKVLKLTENMRLHGNDSLHDREKLVEFSKWILDIGDGNLGDYNDGECDLDIPHDLMVPFKDDAVSSIVYSTYPDIQRKFFDEEYFIDKAILAPTLDIVDSVNQFVLSIVPGKEKVYLSSDSVVKVDEDVAIDANWITIEFLNGH, encoded by the exons ATGGCGCGAGTGATGTTGGTGTGTATAATTGGATTAGTAGAGATGATAAGCTTCCAg ATGAAGTTCAAACATTTAGTGGTTGTTCATCAAGTGATGAAAGTGAAGATAGTGAAGATGGTGAACGAGATGATATGCCTTGCAGTAAAAAATTTAGATGAGTTTGAGG AATATTCTGATATTGGAGACATGAAGTATGAGTGTCAGTATTGTGGGGCTTTGCATTG GAAGCCACCGACTTTATTATGGGATTTGATAATGGGAAATGATGTTCGTAGTCGGGAATTCTTAGCAAATATAAGAAGTTATAATAGTGCTTTTGCTTTTACTTCATTTGGTGGAAAAATTGAAAGTGGTCTAAATGACGGAGGCGGTCCACCACAATTTGTTATTAGTGGGCAAAATTATCATCGTATTGGTAGCTTGCTTCCAAATGTGGGAGAGACTCCTAAATTTGCCCAACTTTATGTTTATGATACTCAGAATGAGATCCAAAATCGAAGTTCACACTTTAG GAATTCGGATGGAAGTTCTAAGCTAAACAAATCCTTAATTGAAGATCTTTTGGCAATGGTTGATGAGTGTAATGTCTTGGTGAAATCATTTCGAAAGGTACGTGATTTCATTTCTATCAACCCATTGTTAAGGATTTCTCTAAGATTGTTTAGGGCTAGACCCAAAGACCCAAGAGTGTACAATTTACCTTCTGTGGATGAGGTAGCTGGTTTAATTGTTGGTGATTTTGATTCTACTGATTGTGGTCGAGACATAGTTGTTAGTTCAATGGATGGTACTCTTAGAAGAATTCATGAGACACACACTTCATTTTTACTGTTGCAATATCCTTTGCTTTTTCCTAATGGAGAAGATGGATATAAAGAAGATATTTTGTTTCGCCAAGATGGAGATGGTCGTGTTTTTAAAAAGAGAGTACGAGTATCTTTGAGAGAATTTATTTCTtttagaattcatgaaagaatgAGAGAGGATTCAGTTATATTGCGTAGTAGAAGATTATTCCAACaatttcttgtggattgttATTCGATGATTGAGGCTCAAAGATTGTCATATATCAAGGGTAATCAAAAGACAATACGTCGGGACTTCTTATCTGGATTGGAGGAGGCTATGGAGAAAGGTGATGTCGATTCAGCATCAGTTGGAACAAGGATAGTTCTACCTTCATCATTTACTGGTGGAAGAAGATATATGTTTAACAATTGTCAAGATGCAATGGCAATCTGCAAACATGTTGGATATCCAGATCTTTTTATAACTGTTACTTGCAACCCAAAGTGGCTTGAAATTCAAAGGTGTGTTTCTGAAAAAGGCTTGAATGCCTATGATCGCCCTGATATCTCGTGTCGGGTTTTTCATATTAAAGTGAAGCAGTTAATGCGTGATTTGAGGAAAGGTCAATATTTTGGGAAAGTCTCAGCTG gaATGTATACCATTGAGTTTCAAAAGAGGGGACTTCCACATGCCCATATACTTATTTGGTTAGCGCCTGGTTCAAAGCTAACAACACCagagaaaattgattcagttatATGTGCAGAGTTACCTGATCCAGTTGCTAGCCCGAAACTATTTGAAGTTGTTTCTATGTTCATGGTCCATGGTCCATGTGGTAGTAGTAGAAAAAATTCTCCGTGCATGGTAAATGGTcggtgttccaaattttttcctaaGAAATATGTGGATAAGACCTCATTTGACATTAATGGTTATCCGACATATCGAAGGAGGAACACTGGTGTTTTTGTTGAAAGACGTGATGTTCAATTAGATAATGGGTATGTTGTTCCTTATAATGCAAAATTGTTGATGAAGTACCAAGCCCACATTAACATTGAATATTGTAACAAATCGAATTGCATCAAATACTTATTTAAGTATATCAACAAAGGAGTTGATCGGGTTACAGTTTCAATGAAAAATGAATGTAATGAAGGACAAAATGTGCCGGAGGTTGATGAGATCcaacaatattatgattgtcgtTATTTATCTGCTTGTGAAGCTGCTTGGAGATCATTTTCATTTCGTATTCATGATCATTGGCCTCCCGTTCAGCGATTACCTTTTCATATGCCCAACAAACAAGTTGTATTATATGGTAATGAAGAACCAATTGATAGGGTCGTTCAAAGAGGTCAGATGTCTGAAACAATGTTTACTGGGTGGATGGTTGCTAATATGATATATGAACATGGTAGGCATTTGACATATGCTGAGTATCCGCAGTTATTTGTTTGGCATCCTAAAGATAAAGAATGGCGACCACGCAAAAGAGGGTTTTCCATTGGAAGAATGAATTTTATACCTTTGGGGTGTGGGGAGGTATATTATTTGCGTTTATTGTTAAATCTACAATGTGGATGCACAAGTTATGCCGATTTGAGAACTGTTGATGGTGTTGTTCGAGTGAGCTTTCAGGAAGCATGTTCTGCCTTGGGATTATTAGAGGATGATAAAGAATTTATTGATGGATTAATTGATTGTGCTGAATTGTCAGGTGGTATGTCTGTTAGAAAGTTGTTTATGGTGTTGCTATTATCTAATTCAATTGTCACACCAGGAAAAGTTTTTGAGGAAACTTGGAGGTTGTTAGCCGATGGAATTCTTTATAACCGAAGGAAATTACTTTGCAATCcag CTTTGCGTTTGGatgatcagactttgaagacgCTTTGTTTGGTTGAGCTTGAAAAAATGTTAGTTAATAATGGGAAAACACTAAAGGATTTTCCTGGCATTTCGTATCCTATTTCAGATGAAGTCCCTCAGTTTGAGAATGTCATGTTGTTTAACGAGTTAAGATTTGACATTGATGATATGTCAGTTAAACATAATGACCATTTGATGAAGTTGAATAATGGTCAAAGGAAAGTGTATGATGAGGTTATTGATGCAGTTAATAAATCAGATGGAGGATTTTATTTTGTCTATGGTTCAGGTGGTACAGGAAAAACTTTTCTTTGGAAAACTCTAAGTTATAGATTAAGATCTGAGCGGAAGATTGTGTTGAATGTTGCATCCAGTGGTATAGCATCTCTTTTGTTACCTGGTGGGAGGACTGCACATTCGTTATTTAGTATCCCACTTGTGTTAAATGAGGATTCATGTTGTAATATTAGGCTGGGTAGTAACAAGGcagagttgcttaaacatacAAGTTTAATTATATGGGATGAGGCACCTATGGTTAATAGGTGGGCATTTGAGGCTGTTGATAGAACCTTGCGTGATATAATGGAAGTTGGGGATGTTTATGGTGGGGGAAAGCCCTTTGGTGGAAAAGTTGTGGTTTTAGGGGGAGATTTTAGACAAACTCTTCCTATTATCCCGAAAGCAAGTAGGGAAGAAATTGTAATGGCTACTATTAACTCATCAAGACTATGGAAATTTTGCAAAGTCTTAAAACTTACTGAGAATATGCGTTTGCATGGGAATGATTCTTTACATGATCGTGAAAAATTGGTTGAATTTAGCAAGTGGATACTTGATATTGGTGATGGTAATTTGGGTGATTACAATGATGGTGAATGTGATTTAGATATTCCACATGACTTGATGGTTCCCTTTAAAGATGATGCTGTGTCAAGTATAGTTTATTCCACCTACCCTGATATTCAAAGGAAATTTTTTGATGAGGAATATTTTATTGATAAAGCTATTCTTGCTCCCACTTTGGATATTGTTGATAGTGTGAACCAGTTTGTGCTTTCCATAGTACCTGGCAAAGAAAAAGTGTATTTAAGTTCAGACAGTGTAGTCAAAGTTGATGAAGATGTAGCCATTGATGCAAATTGGATAACCATTGAGTTTTTGAACGGGCATTAA